One region of Candidatus Thorarchaeota archaeon genomic DNA includes:
- a CDS encoding polyprenol monophosphomannose synthase, which yields MRGQPKMRTVIIPTINEEENIGRIIEAVYRYMGDEVAVLVIDDNSSDGTHALVQSAAVRHPLVRLVVRRNERGLGTAIRRGAQEAAEGPVVVMDADFSHDVTKLPMLFAGIEEGYDVVVGSRYMPGGKTVGWPAHRILVSRGAMLIAKLLLGAPLKDSMSNYAAFRSGKILVRGVHHSGYKYLLEVLATVPGLRVKEVPIVFRDRTRGSSKLGGKTILLYLSLVLKLFARKQRVHVRLS from the coding sequence ATGCGGGGTCAACCAAAGATGCGGACCGTAATCATCCCCACCATCAATGAAGAAGAGAACATTGGTCGGATTATTGAGGCGGTCTATCGGTACATGGGTGATGAAGTGGCGGTACTGGTCATTGACGACAATAGCAGCGACGGCACACATGCTTTAGTTCAGTCCGCAGCAGTCCGGCATCCTCTGGTGCGTCTGGTTGTGCGAAGGAATGAGAGAGGTCTCGGGACGGCGATAAGAAGAGGAGCTCAGGAGGCGGCCGAAGGGCCAGTCGTGGTAATGGATGCAGACTTCTCCCACGATGTGACGAAGCTCCCGATGCTCTTTGCCGGAATTGAAGAGGGCTACGACGTCGTGGTTGGGTCGAGGTATATGCCGGGTGGCAAGACCGTGGGATGGCCTGCTCACAGGATTCTTGTCAGCCGGGGTGCGATGCTCATTGCGAAACTACTTCTCGGTGCGCCACTGAAGGACTCTATGAGCAACTATGCTGCATTCAGGTCCGGCAAGATTCTTGTCCGTGGGGTCCATCACTCTGGTTACAAGTACCTGCTTGAGGTGCTCGCAACCGTGCCCGGTCTGCGCGTAAAGGAAGTGCCCATAGTCTTTAGAGACCGTACACGCGGAAGTAGCAAACTCGGAGGCAAGACGATTCTGCTGTATCTGTCACTGGTGTTAAAGCTGTTCGCACGCAAACAGAGAGTGCATGTCCGGTTGTCCTGA
- a CDS encoding DUF2029 domain-containing protein: MSVKLNRHVLVADCLIVLSLTMNIALILLMRFFGSLMYQFFLVFYAWAAVYILFIAALINRQRFPANTATWPRFIVCVAIVSVVATRLVFIGMEHQISLDARWYMDFGMFMRTGNVPYFDFYFPYPPVFAYVILVTTTLWNSVMAFRLLATGMDVIVALLLTRIARHHVGPSWSLVVALAYAFLPMSIIESGWNGHFEPLVNVFVLSSVWFIMNGRYRWAGVSIGVAVATKFYPAFLYPILLFRSPSRTEKIQLTVCALVSGLLSLIPVLVVHLVWPGPSSVNGSSSTGQLPTPMMTLIRTLTGLLSSSGLVNALAILLIAAMSIMMFREMQTDDDEGRNRRFNWTALALGALLIILGLAAAIYPLSLESRMVYWRYPADVGIVRGITTVSLGSLVAHEAYQNLRNRSSRPVSRESMFFLACGTILLLASMLRDVFYGWYLLWSLPLFLVLKNRKLGLTLVLCLLLVYPCFTHDNFAGLGFDEPRIWSDDPVSSYGWTGNVSGVPSLNTSLVTYGVLTTNDTTRFWFDTTSLKSSEVENLSIELVRQVQIPLDVTTEFVALIAASWNPTFGPCSFLTLNYTGTDGTGKAVNGSIISTTNIFTNLTHILWRHAFVADYPSLVNGTITELRLVMHPQKAVGASYSIDFFYTTTGGPLSPVFFVSAPMLLAASLVAYVVLRREFNIGLGPEHG; this comes from the coding sequence ATGAGTGTGAAGTTGAACAGACATGTCCTTGTGGCAGACTGCCTGATTGTCCTGTCGCTGACTATGAATATCGCTCTGATTCTACTCATGCGCTTCTTTGGCTCTCTCATGTACCAGTTCTTTCTGGTATTCTATGCATGGGCCGCAGTCTACATCCTCTTCATTGCAGCCCTCATCAACAGGCAACGCTTTCCTGCCAATACTGCCACCTGGCCACGGTTCATAGTGTGTGTCGCTATAGTGTCGGTCGTCGCGACTAGACTGGTGTTCATAGGGATGGAGCACCAGATCTCTCTGGATGCGAGGTGGTACATGGACTTCGGTATGTTCATGAGGACAGGCAATGTGCCTTACTTCGACTTCTACTTTCCATACCCTCCTGTCTTCGCCTACGTGATACTTGTCACCACAACCCTATGGAACAGTGTGATGGCTTTTCGACTCCTTGCAACTGGTATGGATGTCATTGTTGCACTCCTACTGACTCGTATTGCTCGTCACCATGTGGGGCCTTCTTGGTCTCTCGTCGTAGCGCTCGCATACGCGTTCCTTCCAATGTCAATCATCGAGTCTGGATGGAACGGTCACTTCGAACCGCTGGTGAATGTATTCGTCCTCTCTTCGGTCTGGTTCATCATGAACGGACGCTATCGTTGGGCAGGTGTGTCGATTGGGGTTGCGGTCGCGACGAAGTTCTACCCTGCCTTTCTGTATCCGATACTCCTCTTTCGAAGTCCCAGCCGGACAGAGAAGATACAATTGACAGTCTGCGCATTGGTATCCGGGTTGCTGTCACTCATACCGGTGCTGGTAGTGCACTTGGTCTGGCCGGGTCCATCGTCGGTGAACGGCTCCTCCAGCACTGGTCAGTTGCCCACCCCCATGATGACCCTTATTAGAACGCTAACAGGGCTCCTGTCTTCCTCTGGGCTAGTCAATGCTCTTGCCATACTCTTGATAGCGGCCATGTCCATCATGATGTTCAGGGAGATGCAGACCGATGACGATGAGGGCAGGAATAGGCGGTTCAACTGGACCGCCCTTGCACTTGGTGCACTCTTGATCATTCTCGGACTGGCCGCGGCCATATACCCGCTCAGCTTGGAGTCTCGCATGGTCTACTGGCGATATCCCGCGGATGTGGGCATCGTACGGGGAATCACAACCGTATCCTTGGGCAGTCTAGTCGCTCATGAGGCCTATCAGAACCTTCGAAATCGGTCTTCTAGACCTGTCTCACGGGAGTCCATGTTCTTCTTGGCGTGTGGTACCATACTACTGCTTGCCTCAATGTTGCGCGATGTCTTCTACGGATGGTATCTGCTGTGGTCACTTCCTCTGTTCCTAGTCCTGAAGAACCGGAAGCTTGGCCTGACCCTTGTCTTGTGTCTGCTCTTGGTCTATCCTTGCTTCACCCATGACAACTTTGCAGGATTGGGTTTCGACGAGCCACGCATCTGGAGCGACGACCCTGTAAGCTCCTATGGATGGACCGGGAACGTGTCAGGCGTTCCATCCCTTAACACCAGCCTAGTGACATATGGTGTGCTCACGACCAACGACACGACTCGCTTCTGGTTCGACACAACTTCCTTGAAGTCCAGTGAAGTGGAGAATCTCTCGATAGAACTCGTCAGGCAGGTCCAGATACCTCTCGATGTCACAACCGAGTTCGTTGCGCTCATAGCAGCAAGCTGGAACCCTACCTTTGGGCCATGCTCGTTTCTGACTCTCAACTACACCGGGACTGATGGCACGGGAAAGGCAGTCAACGGTTCCATAATCTCAACAACGAACATATTTACAAACCTGACACACATCCTGTGGCGTCATGCCTTTGTGGCTGATTATCCTAGTCTGGTCAATGGCACAATAACCGAGTTGCGGTTGGTGATGCATCCTCAGAAGGCAGTGGGTGCCAGCTACTCTATCGACTTCTTCTATACGACCACCGGCGGACCTCTCAGCCCCGTCTTCTTCGTTTCTGCACCGATGCTATTGGCAGCCAGCTTGGTCGCCTATGTGGTTCTCAGACGGGAGTTCAACATTGGCCTGGGTCCTGAACACGGTTGA